A window of the Lysinibacillus irui genome harbors these coding sequences:
- a CDS encoding FecCD family ABC transporter permease produces the protein MSNYMSVRTKSNRISFQIAKRTCWVLLLLSLLVGIISVLALSAGSEFIHPFTVVKELFGYGNRDYDFVLHTLRLPRVLMALLVGAALGVAGLLLQGIIRNPLAAPDIIGITSGASMGAIIFIVYCMGSISIQFLPLAAILGAAIISFIIYLLSWRKGVTPIRMVLIGIGICALAKAVVTMLLVMSEVAATTKAYLWLTGSLYGANMQDVYLLLPWVAILLPLTFMLARTVNVKELGDEMAIGLGVKVQRYRLLFLLISVMLAGSAVAFAGGIAFVGLVAPHISRMLVGRSFAGLIPVTAIIGGIIVIVADIVARTAFLPKDLPTGVFTAAIGAPFFIYLLFRTRNQ, from the coding sequence TGTCGGTTCGAACGAAATCTAATCGCATATCTTTTCAAATTGCCAAAAGAACTTGTTGGGTGTTACTTCTGCTAAGTTTATTAGTAGGCATCATATCAGTCCTTGCTCTATCTGCGGGTAGTGAGTTTATCCATCCATTCACAGTGGTGAAAGAACTATTCGGCTATGGTAATAGGGATTATGATTTTGTCTTACATACATTAAGGCTCCCGCGTGTGTTGATGGCATTGTTAGTTGGTGCTGCGCTAGGTGTTGCAGGGTTACTATTACAAGGAATTATCCGCAATCCACTTGCGGCTCCAGATATTATCGGAATAACGAGTGGAGCATCCATGGGTGCAATTATCTTTATCGTGTATTGTATGGGGTCAATCAGCATTCAATTTTTACCGTTAGCTGCTATATTAGGTGCTGCTATAATCTCCTTTATCATCTATCTTCTCTCGTGGAGAAAAGGCGTAACACCTATTCGCATGGTCCTCATTGGGATTGGTATTTGTGCTTTAGCAAAGGCAGTTGTGACCATGTTACTTGTTATGAGTGAGGTGGCAGCGACAACGAAGGCCTATTTATGGCTAACAGGTAGTTTATATGGGGCGAATATGCAGGATGTGTATTTACTCTTACCGTGGGTGGCCATTTTATTGCCATTAACATTTATGTTGGCAAGAACGGTGAATGTAAAGGAACTGGGAGACGAAATGGCAATAGGGCTAGGGGTCAAAGTGCAAAGGTATCGTTTACTTTTTTTACTTATTAGTGTGATGCTAGCCGGTTCAGCAGTCGCTTTTGCTGGTGGAATTGCCTTTGTAGGATTAGTAGCTCCTCATATTAGTAGAATGCTTGTGGGGCGATCCTTTGCTGGATTAATTCCGGTGACAGCTATTATTGGTGGCATTATTGTTATCGTAGCCGATATTGTGGCACGAACAGCCTTTTTACCAAAGGACTTACCAACAGGTGTATTTACAGCTGCAATTGGCGCACCTTTCTTTATATATTTACTATTTAGAACGCGCAATCAATAA
- a CDS encoding ABC transporter ATP-binding protein, whose product MRNVLEARDLNVSYGDNLILEDLNLQIPKGKITVLVGANGCGKSTLLRTFARLQKAKSGDILLEDDQLHAISTKEVAKRLAILPQGPVAPEGLTVQQLIKQGRYPHQSWLKQWSTEDEKIVENALTVTQMTKFADRPVDALSGGQRQRVWIAMTLAQNTDLILLDEPTTYLDMAHQVEILDLLFDLNENEGRTVVMVLHDLNLACRYAHHIVAVRDKQIYAQGKPEEVVTAEMVQAVFRMDCTIIKDPLFSTPLCVPHGKGRSVNEEILEEVGIS is encoded by the coding sequence ATGAGAAATGTCTTAGAAGCACGAGATTTAAATGTTAGTTATGGAGATAATCTTATTTTGGAGGATTTGAATCTTCAAATACCTAAAGGGAAAATAACGGTACTGGTAGGTGCCAACGGTTGTGGAAAATCCACCCTACTTCGAACGTTTGCACGACTTCAAAAAGCGAAGTCAGGTGACATTCTATTAGAAGATGATCAACTACATGCCATTTCTACCAAAGAAGTGGCAAAACGTTTAGCTATTTTACCACAGGGTCCTGTTGCGCCTGAAGGATTAACCGTCCAACAATTGATTAAGCAAGGTCGCTATCCCCATCAAAGCTGGTTAAAGCAATGGTCTACTGAGGATGAAAAAATTGTGGAGAATGCACTTACGGTTACACAGATGACTAAATTTGCTGATCGACCAGTGGATGCATTATCTGGCGGTCAAAGGCAACGTGTGTGGATTGCCATGACATTGGCTCAAAATACAGATCTTATTTTACTAGATGAGCCCACAACTTATTTAGATATGGCTCATCAAGTAGAAATTTTAGATTTACTATTTGATTTAAATGAAAATGAAGGCCGTACTGTTGTCATGGTGTTACATGATTTAAATTTAGCATGTCGCTATGCCCATCATATTGTTGCTGTGCGTGATAAACAAATTTATGCGCAAGGTAAACCTGAGGAAGTGGTAACAGCCGAGATGGTACAGGCTGTCTTTCGTATGGACTGTACCATAATAAAAGATCCGTTATTTAGTACGCCATTATGTGTCCCTCATGGTAAAGGACGATCAGTGAATGAGGAGATTTTAGAGGAGGTAGGGATCAGTTGA
- a CDS encoding IucA/IucC family C-terminal-domain containing protein: MSVKLSAEEIAILVRDYRLTKEPILDSNYSLCAQELLNTKQALKYLQKIAPFFQSPSILVTASLFAKRYSVLTMASAFYAMSRFDKGIPVHIDNIWIEAENNAKPWLPKIRLIDSTVSEPILDRNQWRDEVLRGIFADNLAKVWQSLTIITKIPKTILWENTAIYVNWLYETKLKEDASEQELARIQEDYHYIVKQAPGILFGERKNPLTHYCGPKVTIEESEHPVRLRKTCCFYYQTSDETKDFCISCPKIKRP, from the coding sequence TTGAGTGTAAAACTGTCAGCTGAAGAAATAGCCATACTTGTAAGAGATTATCGATTGACGAAGGAACCCATTTTAGATTCAAACTACTCTTTATGCGCTCAAGAATTATTGAATACTAAACAAGCTTTAAAATATTTACAAAAAATTGCACCTTTCTTCCAATCTCCATCTATTCTCGTTACAGCATCGCTATTTGCTAAGCGCTACAGTGTTTTAACTATGGCTTCAGCGTTTTATGCGATGTCGAGATTTGATAAAGGTATACCTGTTCATATCGACAATATCTGGATAGAAGCAGAAAATAATGCAAAGCCGTGGCTTCCCAAAATTCGATTAATCGATAGCACGGTCTCAGAGCCTATACTAGACCGTAATCAATGGCGTGATGAGGTTCTTAGAGGAATTTTTGCGGACAATCTTGCGAAAGTATGGCAATCTTTAACAATTATAACGAAGATTCCAAAAACAATCTTGTGGGAAAACACCGCAATTTATGTTAATTGGTTATATGAAACAAAATTAAAAGAAGATGCCAGCGAGCAAGAGCTAGCACGTATCCAAGAAGATTATCATTACATAGTAAAGCAAGCGCCAGGTATCCTTTTTGGTGAAAGAAAAAATCCTTTGACCCACTATTGTGGACCTAAAGTGACAATTGAGGAATCCGAGCATCCAGTTCGACTGAGAAAAACGTGCTGCTTCTACTATCAAACCTCTGATGAAACAAAAGACTTTTGCATCTCCTGTCCTAAAATAAAAAGACCATAA
- a CDS encoding YjiH family protein: MKKYSSSTYFYFIIPSLIGIFLFMTPVLTEEGWKVPIAILANILAGIVAPVISYFTILMFAISAFGALIAKFIPRKNAKEPSILDTLFYVNWFWTITRFIGLIFASMVVFNFGPSAINNENTGGLLMDPNGGLVTFLFTIFLFAGFLLPFLTNFGLLEFFGTMMVRIMRPLFKSPGRSSIDALTSWVGDGTIGVLMTSKQYEMGNYTKKEAAIIATSFSVVSITFCIVVLDTVHLARYFIPYYLTVVLCGIVLAIIMPRIYPLAKKEDTYIDGTPVDYSREKLPEGYNSVSHGLENALAVAHANRDPRQFLKDGSRNVIDLWIGVAPIVMAFGTIALMLAEFTSIFVILGKPFEPILTVLGLPEAAEAAQTMVVGFADMFLPSILGAGIESDVTRFVIAVVSVSQLIYMSEVGGLILGTKIPLKFFDLVVLFILRTLITLPIAALIGHLLF; this comes from the coding sequence ATGAAAAAATATTCTAGTTCTACATATTTCTATTTTATTATTCCTTCTTTAATCGGTATTTTCTTATTTATGACACCGGTATTAACTGAAGAGGGGTGGAAAGTACCAATAGCAATATTAGCAAATATTCTTGCGGGGATTGTGGCTCCAGTTATTAGTTACTTTACGATCTTAATGTTTGCAATTTCAGCATTTGGAGCACTTATTGCTAAATTTATTCCTCGAAAAAATGCGAAAGAGCCTAGTATTTTAGATACATTGTTTTATGTAAATTGGTTTTGGACGATAACACGATTTATCGGATTAATTTTTGCTTCCATGGTTGTCTTTAATTTTGGACCTTCTGCGATCAACAATGAAAATACTGGTGGACTACTAATGGATCCAAATGGTGGACTTGTGACGTTCCTATTTACCATTTTTTTATTTGCTGGATTCCTCTTACCATTTTTAACAAATTTCGGTTTACTTGAATTTTTTGGCACAATGATGGTAAGAATCATGCGACCCCTATTTAAGAGTCCTGGTCGTTCTTCAATCGATGCTCTTACATCATGGGTTGGTGATGGTACGATTGGTGTGTTAATGACTAGTAAGCAATATGAGATGGGGAACTACACGAAGAAAGAAGCAGCTATTATTGCGACAAGTTTCTCGGTTGTATCTATCACATTCTGTATCGTTGTATTGGATACTGTGCACCTGGCACGCTATTTTATTCCTTATTATTTAACAGTTGTGCTTTGTGGGATTGTGTTAGCCATTATTATGCCAAGAATTTATCCACTTGCTAAGAAGGAAGATACATATATAGATGGTACGCCAGTAGACTATTCGCGTGAAAAATTGCCAGAAGGCTATAATTCTGTCTCACATGGTCTAGAAAACGCTCTAGCTGTTGCCCATGCAAACCGAGATCCACGTCAATTTTTAAAAGATGGATCTAGAAATGTCATTGATTTATGGATTGGAGTTGCTCCGATTGTAATGGCTTTCGGAACAATTGCCTTAATGCTTGCCGAATTTACAAGCATCTTTGTGATTTTAGGGAAGCCATTTGAGCCAATTTTAACAGTACTCGGTTTACCTGAAGCAGCAGAAGCGGCTCAAACGATGGTTGTAGGCTTTGCCGATATGTTCCTACCTTCTATTTTAGGAGCAGGAATCGAATCGGATGTTACTAGATTTGTTATTGCAGTGGTATCTGTTTCACAGCTGATTTATATGTCAGAAGTGGGTGGCCTTATTCTGGGTACAAAAATTCCATTGAAATTCTTCGATTTAGTTGTTTTATTTATCCTGCGTACACTGATCACTCTACCAATTGCAGCATTGATTGGTCACTTACTCTTCTAA
- a CDS encoding general stress protein has translation MTVKLTVENVVQAKQEVEKLEAQGYLRDNIYIFAHYEEREDDINEALGTEEAGIGEQGFLTTMKNLVNSRGDELRNELASVGLSESEAAQFEKELDTGKLVIVANK, from the coding sequence ATGACAGTCAAATTGACAGTAGAAAACGTAGTACAGGCGAAACAAGAAGTGGAGAAATTAGAAGCACAAGGATATCTTCGAGATAACATTTACATCTTTGCCCACTACGAAGAACGTGAAGATGATATTAACGAAGCACTCGGGACAGAAGAAGCTGGTATTGGCGAGCAAGGGTTCCTGACTACTATGAAGAACCTGGTGAATTCCCGTGGAGATGAACTCCGCAACGAGTTAGCTTCTGTCGGATTAAGTGAATCGGAAGCTGCTCAATTCGAAAAGGAACTGGATACAGGTAAATTGGTCATTGTTGCCAATAAGTAA